TGCTGCGGCAGGAGGGGCTGGTGATGGGCGGCTCGACCGCGATCAACATCGCCGGCGCGGTGCGCATGGCGCGCGAGATGGGGCCGGGCCATACCATCGTCACCGTGCTGTGCGATTACGGCACCCGCTATCAGTCGAAACTGTTCAATCCCGATTTCCTGCGCGAAAAGGACTTGCCCGTGCCCGAGTGGATGAGCCGCGCGCCCAGCTCGATCCCGGGTGTGTTCGAGGACGTCTGACATGGCTCTGGGCCGCATGTTGCGGGTGGTCCTGAGCGCGGTGCTGCTGCTGGCGGCCACCGCGCTTTCGGCCCAGCTTAGCGACGAAAGCCGCGCCTATTACGAACGCTGGGTGCGCACCGCTGAGCGCGCCGAAGATGTTATCAAAGCCAATCGCGCCTCGCAGGCAGCATTCGAACAATTGCGTTTTGAAATAAGGGGGTATCGCGACACCTTCAACCGCGTCCGGGGCGAGAATTCGGATCGGATCAAGACGCTTGAGGCGCAGATTTCCGCGCTGGGGCCAAAGCCGGGCGATGGCGAGGCCGAGGCCGAGGATATTTCCAGGCTGCGCACCCATCTGAACGACCAGCTGGCCCGGTTGACGGTACCGCGCATCATTTCGGAAGAGGCCTATAGCCGGGCCAACGGGCTGATCAACGAGATCGACCGGATCGTGCGCGCCCGCGACACCAAGGAACTGCTGCGGCGCGGACCCTCGCCGCTCAACCCCGAATACTGGACCGACGCCTGGAAGGATATCGAACAGGCGATGCGGGCGCTGGCCAACGAGGTCGCGTTCAACATCCGCTCGGACGTGGTGCGCGAGCGGCTCAGGATCAATGGCCCCGGCATCCTGCTGCTCAGCGTGGTGGGGCTGGTGTTCCTGGCGCGCGGGCGCAAATGGTCCGAGCGGGCGGGCGATTTCCTGCGTTCGCTGGGCGGGGTCGGCACCGGGGTCTGGTCGTTCGTGGTGTCGCTGCTCAGGATCCTGATCCCCTGGATCGGGGTCATGTTCCTGGTCTCGGCGCTTGAGATGATGGATATCACCGGGCTGCGCGGCGCCATCCTGCTGGAGCAGGTGCCCTATTGGGCGGCGGCGATCCTCTATTTCAACTGGATCGGCCGTCAGGTCTATCTGTTCAACGCCAGCACCGGGTTCCGCCATCTGAGCGAGGCCCAGGTGCGGGTGGCACGTATATGTGTCGATCTGCTGGCGGTGATGCTGGTTCTGCATGACATGGTGGTGCTGTTCGAACGGATCGAGAACATCCCCGAGGCAACCCGCGCCGTCGCCGGTTTCCCGGTGATCGTGATGACCGCGCTGCTGTTGCTGCGGCTGCAGCGGGTGCGGGTACAGGGGCAGGCCCGAAACGCCGCCCTGGACGGAAGCGAGACCACCCGCAGCGGGGCCGGGTTCAGCCGCATGGTCGGTTTCCTCAGGCGCGCGCTTTATCTGCTGGGCATCGCCTCGCCGTTGCTGGCAGCGGTCGGCTATAACAACGCGGCCGAGGCGCTGGTCTATCCGGCGGTAAAGACACTGGCGCTGATCGCGGTGATGGTGATCCTTCAGCGGTTCCTGACCAATGTCTATGGCTGGCTGACCCGCAAGGGGGACGACGCGCGCGATTCGCTGTTCTCGGTCATCCTCGGCTTTGCCCTGGCGCTGGTGGCGCTGCCGTTGCTGGCCCTTTATTGGGGCGCGCGCGAGGCAGAGCTGACCGAGATCTGGGCGCGCATCATGATGGGCTTCGATATCGGTGGGGTCACCATCTCGCCCTCGAACTTCATGACCTTCGCGCTGGTCTTTGCCGTCGGCTATACCATAACCCGGCTGTTGCAGGGGGGCTTGCGCAATTCGCTGCTGCCCAAGACGCGGATCGACCCGGGCGGCCAGAACGCCATCGTGGCCGGCACCGGCTATTTGGGCATCTTTCTGGCGGCGCTGCTGGCAATCACCATGGCCGGGTTCGACCTGTCCTCGCTGGCCATTGTCGCCGGTGCACTGTCGGTCGGGATCGGTTTCGGCCTGCAGACCATCGTGTCCAACTTCGTCTCGGGCATCATCCTGCTGATCGAGCGGCCGATCTCCAAGGGCGACTGGATCGATGTCAACGGGCAGATGGGTTATGTGCGCGACATCTCGGTGCGCTCGACCCGGATCGAGACCTTTGACCGGACCGATGTGATCATCCCCAACTCGGATCTGATCAGCGGCAGCGTCACCAACTATACTCGTGGCAATACCGTGGGGCGGGTGATCGTGCCGGTGGGCGTGGCCTATGGCACCGATACCCGCAAGGTCGAGGCGATCCTGCGCGAGATCGCCGAGGCGCATCCGATGGTGCTGGCCAATCCTGCGCCCAACGTGGTGTTCCAGCGCTTCGGCGCGGATTCGCTCGATTTCGAGATCCGGGCCATCCTGCGAGATGTGAACTGGGTGCTGTCAGTGAAATCCGACATGAACCACGAGATCAACCGCCGCTTCGCGGAAGAGGGGATCGAGATACCCTTTGCCCAGCGTGATGTGTGGCTGCGCAACCCCGAGGCGCTGAGCGGCAAGACCCCGCCCCCCGCCGCGCCCGCCGCGGCGAGCAAGGCCGCCACGCTGACAGAGGGCGATATGGATGGTGGAGCCGCAGATGACTACTGAACCGCTTTTTCTGCAGGATGCCTATCTGCGGCAGGCCCCGGCCCGGGTGATCGGCCATACCGACGAGGGGGGCGTTATCCTGGACCGCTCGCTGTTCTATGCGACCGGCGGTGGCCAACCGGGCGACAGCGGCCTGCTCCGCTGGGACGGTGGAGAGATGACGGTCGCCACCACGATCAAGGCGGGCGAGGGCGCCATTGCGGTGCTCCCGGCCGAGGGCGCCACCCCGCCACCCATCGGCACCGAGGTGATACAAGAACTCGACTGGGAGCGGCGCCATGCCCATATGCGGGTTCATACCGCGCTGCATCTTCTGTCGGTGGTGATCCCGCTCGAGGTGTCGGGCGGCGCCATCGCGGCGGACAAGGGGCGGCTCGACTTCAACATGCCAGAGGCCCCCGAGGACAAGGCAGCGCTGGAACAGGCCTTGCAGGCGCTGATCGAGCGCGACCTGGCGGTCAGCGAGGATTGGATCACCGATGCGGAGCTGGATGCCAATCCGGCGCTGGTCAAGACCATGTCGGTCTCACCCCCGCGCGGCAGCGGCCGGGTGCGGCTGGTGCGGATCGGGCAGGGCGCCGATCAGGTCGATCTGCAACCCTGCGGCGGCACCCATGTGGCCCGGACCGGCGAAATCGGCCCTGTAAGGCTGGGCAAGATCGAAAAGAAGGGCCGCCAGAACCGCCGCGTCTATCTGCACCTGGACGGGTAGCAACAGGGGTGTAGATAACGGGAAAAACCCCCTTGCAAATCCGGGCGTGATAGTCGAAACACCCCGTCACGGACAGTTGGCCGAGTGGTCGAAGGCGCACGCCTGGAAAGTGTGTAGGCGGGGAACCGTCTCGAGGGTTCGAATCCCTCACTGTCCGCCATAAACATGAAAATAATTATTACTTTTCAATTCACTAGGTGATATTCTTCTGTATCTGCCCCCCAATTTGACCGCCATTTGCTTTTGAGTTGATCAGCTTGCTTACCGGCAACAAAGATCAAAATGGTTGCAGCTAATACGGCGATAGCTGCTCCGAAAATCTTGAAAACTTCCCAGATACGACGCGCGCCGCCTCATTCCAGCCAATCAATAGCGTCTTCGGCAGATTCTTCGAGCACGGCGTCTGAGGTCGCCTTCCTGCCAAGCCCCACATCCACTATCCTTTTGTCGCGGCGTCGCTCTCGGGCGGTGTTTTTCCGTTTGGTCTTCATCGCAGGCTCCGCCTAGTCAAAAGCTTTCCCCGTGTAAGCTCAATCACCCTTCACGGTAGGAGCGGGCTTTCTCAATCAAGTCTTGGAACAACCCTTTATGCACTTTGAAGTCTGCATCGGTCACCCTGATACGGTAGTTGCCCCACCGGGTGGCGTATTCCAGCGTTTCGATGCCAACGTCTTCGAGCAACGCGTCAACTTCATCTGAGCGGGGCAGCTTGGGTTCGAACAGCACAAAGGCTTTCTTCGGGCGGAACGCGACGTAGTTGTTCGCACGGCCTTCCTTGATCAGCCCAACGTAGAACTTGTTGTATTTCAACTCGCTCTCGGGGTCGCCTTCCTTCACCAATTCGAACATCCGGTCCATCAACGCCACCGTCTTCGGTGTGCCTTTATCCTTTTCCCAATAAGCGCGGTCTGTGGGGGCACTAATGGCGTCTTCGTCTTCGTCCACCAAGCCGCGTTGCAATTCGTCCAGCACCTTGGTGAACACCAACGTGACATGGTCGCCCACCTCGAAGACTTGCATCTGGATGGCGATGATGGGTATCGCGCCGTTGAACAGGGATACGACGTTCAGGAAACGGCTGGTGATGTTCTCGGCCACCAGCACGGCGCAATGTTCGTATTGCGGATAGCGTTTGCGTTCGATGTCCCAATATTCGATTGACCGAATGATGTGGGTTTCATCTGTTGCGCCTAGTTGCAGTTCGACCTCATAGCGTTTGTAGGTTTCGGGGTCTTGCAGCAGCAAATCCAAGCGCCCAGCGCGGCTCTGGATGCGTTCGCGGTCGCGCAGCACGAGGTCACCCAACCCAAGGATGGACGGGTCGTCAGCGATTATGTCCTGTACCCAGTTTTCCGAATACACCGGATGGTTCTTGAGCGAGATGCGTTTGGGGCGGGTGTAGGCGGTCATGCTTTCTCCTTCGCTGCGCGCTCTTGGTTGAGCTTGAACAGGCGGGCCAGGATTTCGTCTTCGGTCAGCACGCCCGCGCGCCAGTCGTCGCCCCAGCCGTAGGCTTCGGCCACCGCTTCGTCTAACGCCTTGTGGGCGTGGTCGAGCCATGCGGGGCGGGCGTTGTAGAGGTTCGTCAGGGTGCGTTTCTTGAGTTCCTTGGCGGCGGCGTCGTTCTTGGGAAGGATGCGGTCGGGGTAGCCGGAAACGACCTCTGGCACGCGGTCCACCAGATCGGCGGGGTTGAGCCAGTTTTCCCGAAACTCGTTTAGGCGCTTGGCGGCGGCGGCGATTTTGATGGCGCGGGGGGCATCGGCATACTCGTCGGCGGGGATGTTGGGGGTGAGGCCTTCGGGGAAGGGAAAGGTTTCGAAGGTGGTAGAGGGGGTGTAGCGGGGGTCGTTACCCACCCCAAGGAAAGTGCCCATACGCAGTGACCAGAGTTCATGAAAACTGGAATGCAGAATGCCGAAGGTGGTTTCATCGTCGCGGGCCACTATGAACGTGGCGCTATCTGCAAGTGCATTTGAGTCAAGCCATACGAATATTCTGTGTTTTCCAACACGCGGTGTAACAATAAATCGGGAAAGTCTACTTACCGCATTTTTGAGCGCTGCTCCTGATCTTCGATGCAGCCACCAGTCCTGACGTCTTACAATCCGGCGCTTCGATTTCCGCTCATAGCTTTCGTAGGCTTGTTCAAGCCATGAATAGACCGCTTCGAACAATGCGGCCTCTTCCTTCGTGCGGAAGTCAGAGAAGTCTATCGCATAACGTTCTGGTTGCCGCTTCAGAATATTGTTCCCATTTAGAATTCTCCGGATAACTCGTGTGTTGGGTAGCCCGTTGGGATTCAGAGGCTTTGTAGCAAGTGCTTCGAAATCCGCCTGCGAAAATTCAAATGGACCGCCGGTTTCAATGCCCCGGATGCAAACACCTTTATTTTCTGAAATTCGAGATGATTTTGTAAGATCAAACCCGGCAGCGTTTGCAGTTAAATCAGAAAGAATTTTATCCACAACTTTGCCATTTAACTTGGGGTGAGACGGCAGTTTGCTTCCAAAGCAAATCATAGATACACGCACTGCTGCGCCCTCTACTGTCCATGCTTCGTCCGACCATGCATCAAAAATTCCGCCATGTTCGGCAATCGGTTTTAGGACAGTCCTATTTGCACCACCGCGAATAGAGTTCGTTGCCACAAGTCCAGCACGACTTAGGTCTCCGCATTGCATCTGTGACCAAGCTTTGGCGAACCAATAGGTAACAAGGTCTGCGGCTCCCGGCATTTCCGGCCAAGCATCGCGCAATGCAATTGTGTAATCTTCCCCTAGTTCTTCTCCCATTTTGTAGACGCCCAAAAACGGGGGGTTCCCGACAACCACATCCGCCTTCGGCCAGTCCGCCCGCGTCCCGTCCGGGTTCAACACCGCGTCCCGGTTCTCAATCGTCTTAAGGGACCGCAAGATCGGGTTCTTCGCCGCCTCGAATCCGTTGCGGCGCATCCATTGGATTTCGCCAATCCAGACTGACACGCGGGCCAGTTCCGCCGCATAGGCGCTGAGTTCGATGCCCAGCACAACCTCGGGGCCGATTTGCGGGAACCCTCGGGGCAGGCCCAGCGCCTCGGCCTCTAGGTTCACCCGATGTTCGATGTTCTTGAGTTCCAGAAGCGCGATGTAGAGGAAGTTGCCAGACCCACAGGCCGGGTCCAGCACACGGAACGCCTTGAGCCGGTCCAGAAACGCTTGGTGCAGCGCCTCGGCCTTGTCCAGCGCGCGGGTGCGGGCGGCCTTCTGCGACGTGCTGAGAAGCTTGTCCTTCGTCGCCTTGGGGGCTTTGTCGATCAGGTCTTCGATCTGGGCTTTCACCTCGGCCCATTCGGCCAAGAGCGGTTCGACAATGACCGGGTTCACGATCTGCATGATCTTGTCGCGGTCGGTGTAATGCGCGCCCAACTGGCTGCGCTTGGCCGGGTCCAACCCGCGTTCGAACAAGGTGCCAAGGATGGACGGGTCAATGTCGGACCAGTCCAGATGTGCCGCGCGAATGAGGTCGTCTAAGTCTTCCCATTCCAGCGGCAGCACGTCGTCATTGTCGAACAGGCCGCCGTTGAACCAGTCCACCTTTTCGAAGCCCACAAGCCCGCCGTCTTTCATAGCTGCAAAGAGCGCCTTGGCGTGGATGGCAAAGCTGGCGGGGTCAGGGCGCGCGGCCTTGATCATCCGCTCGAACATCTTGTTCGGCAAAAGCTCCACATCCTCGGCAAACATGCAGAACACCAGACGGTTGACGAAATGCGCCACCTGTTGCGCGTCGTGGCCACGTTCCCGGAGACGCTGGGCAAGGTTGGCAAAGTTCTGTGCCGCCTGTTCGGTAACAAGTTGCCGGGTCTTGGAGGGCTTGAAGACGTCGGGGTTGAGAAAAGCGTTGCGTAGCTTGTCACGGTTGGCGGCGTCCTTGAGGTCGTCCAGTGTAAGGGTGTGCACCTGCTGCACCGTGTTGGTCCAGTTGGTGTGGATGCGTATCACATCCATGTCCGACACGATCAGAAGCGGCGGGTTCTCCAGCGCGATGGCGTATTGCAAGAGCTGGTCAAACGCCTTGTCCAGATTGGCGCGCTTGCCCTTGTATTCCCACGCAAAGCAATCCTTGCGCCAGACGTCCGCCCAGCCTTCGCCGCCACTTGTCTTGGACGCTCCTTTTTCGAAGGTGAACCACTCGCCCTTGGGGTCTGCGGTTGTCGGGTCTTCGATGTCCAGAAGGCGGCACAGGTCAATGAAATGCGACTGGGATGCGGACCGTTCCTTGAGTTCGGTGTTGCGCCATTTGGTGATGAAATCTTGGGGCGTCATGGATGGTCCTAGCAGTTCCGCGCCCGCCCAATAGACGCATGGTTGTTGCTGGCGTCAACTGTAGCGTGAGTGGATTGCCATGCGGTCAGGTGTCGAAATACATCCTGAGTTCGGCGTCGCTGAGAAGGTGGCGATATTTGCTGAGAAAAGCTTGGTTCGCTTGATCCTCGCACCACTGAATCTCCCAACGTTTCCGCTGATACGTCCGTTGCCACATGCCCTTCGGTTTCGGCGCTATCCAATGCGCTGTTCCCGGTTCTCCGCCCAGCGCGATGCGCAGTTTGTTTGCGCGGCGCAACATGCGGTCATAGCGCGGTTCTGACTGGCTGCTATAAGCGACATTGTAGCAATGACGACAGAGAAAGTAGCGCCCGCCTGAAAATAGCTTCCCAACGCGGCGTCCGCAAGCGCGACCGTTCACGACGCCGGGGCAAATGAAATAGGGCCGCTTATTCCCGTAGTTGCAGGGCGTGTAGGTGAGCCGGGTCGGTTGTTCGATGCTCTCCCATTCGCCGCCATAGAGGCGAACGCGGTAATCTAAGACAAAACGCCCTTCCTCGGCACGGTAGCCAATGCGAGAGATTTCTTCGCCATTTCGTGA
The window above is part of the Ruegeria pomeroyi DSS-3 genome. Proteins encoded here:
- a CDS encoding DUF3772 domain-containing protein, with translation MALGRMLRVVLSAVLLLAATALSAQLSDESRAYYERWVRTAERAEDVIKANRASQAAFEQLRFEIRGYRDTFNRVRGENSDRIKTLEAQISALGPKPGDGEAEAEDISRLRTHLNDQLARLTVPRIISEEAYSRANGLINEIDRIVRARDTKELLRRGPSPLNPEYWTDAWKDIEQAMRALANEVAFNIRSDVVRERLRINGPGILLLSVVGLVFLARGRKWSERAGDFLRSLGGVGTGVWSFVVSLLRILIPWIGVMFLVSALEMMDITGLRGAILLEQVPYWAAAILYFNWIGRQVYLFNASTGFRHLSEAQVRVARICVDLLAVMLVLHDMVVLFERIENIPEATRAVAGFPVIVMTALLLLRLQRVRVQGQARNAALDGSETTRSGAGFSRMVGFLRRALYLLGIASPLLAAVGYNNAAEALVYPAVKTLALIAVMVILQRFLTNVYGWLTRKGDDARDSLFSVILGFALALVALPLLALYWGAREAELTEIWARIMMGFDIGGVTISPSNFMTFALVFAVGYTITRLLQGGLRNSLLPKTRIDPGGQNAIVAGTGYLGIFLAALLAITMAGFDLSSLAIVAGALSVGIGFGLQTIVSNFVSGIILLIERPISKGDWIDVNGQMGYVRDISVRSTRIETFDRTDVIIPNSDLISGSVTNYTRGNTVGRVIVPVGVAYGTDTRKVEAILREIAEAHPMVLANPAPNVVFQRFGADSLDFEIRAILRDVNWVLSVKSDMNHEINRRFAEEGIEIPFAQRDVWLRNPEALSGKTPPPAAPAAASKAATLTEGDMDGGAADDY
- a CDS encoding alanyl-tRNA editing protein, encoding MTTEPLFLQDAYLRQAPARVIGHTDEGGVILDRSLFYATGGGQPGDSGLLRWDGGEMTVATTIKAGEGAIAVLPAEGATPPPIGTEVIQELDWERRHAHMRVHTALHLLSVVIPLEVSGGAIAADKGRLDFNMPEAPEDKAALEQALQALIERDLAVSEDWITDAELDANPALVKTMSVSPPRGSGRVRLVRIGQGADQVDLQPCGGTHVARTGEIGPVRLGKIEKKGRQNRRVYLHLDG
- a CDS encoding class I SAM-dependent DNA methyltransferase, which codes for MTPQDFITKWRNTELKERSASQSHFIDLCRLLDIEDPTTADPKGEWFTFEKGASKTSGGEGWADVWRKDCFAWEYKGKRANLDKAFDQLLQYAIALENPPLLIVSDMDVIRIHTNWTNTVQQVHTLTLDDLKDAANRDKLRNAFLNPDVFKPSKTRQLVTEQAAQNFANLAQRLRERGHDAQQVAHFVNRLVFCMFAEDVELLPNKMFERMIKAARPDPASFAIHAKALFAAMKDGGLVGFEKVDWFNGGLFDNDDVLPLEWEDLDDLIRAAHLDWSDIDPSILGTLFERGLDPAKRSQLGAHYTDRDKIMQIVNPVIVEPLLAEWAEVKAQIEDLIDKAPKATKDKLLSTSQKAARTRALDKAEALHQAFLDRLKAFRVLDPACGSGNFLYIALLELKNIEHRVNLEAEALGLPRGFPQIGPEVVLGIELSAYAAELARVSVWIGEIQWMRRNGFEAAKNPILRSLKTIENRDAVLNPDGTRADWPKADVVVGNPPFLGVYKMGEELGEDYTIALRDAWPEMPGAADLVTYWFAKAWSQMQCGDLSRAGLVATNSIRGGANRTVLKPIAEHGGIFDAWSDEAWTVEGAAVRVSMICFGSKLPSHPKLNGKVVDKILSDLTANAAGFDLTKSSRISENKGVCIRGIETGGPFEFSQADFEALATKPLNPNGLPNTRVIRRILNGNNILKRQPERYAIDFSDFRTKEEAALFEAVYSWLEQAYESYERKSKRRIVRRQDWWLHRRSGAALKNAVSRLSRFIVTPRVGKHRIFVWLDSNALADSATFIVARDDETTFGILHSSFHELWSLRMGTFLGVGNDPRYTPSTTFETFPFPEGLTPNIPADEYADAPRAIKIAAAAKRLNEFRENWLNPADLVDRVPEVVSGYPDRILPKNDAAAKELKKRTLTNLYNARPAWLDHAHKALDEAVAEAYGWGDDWRAGVLTEDEILARLFKLNQERAAKEKA